In a genomic window of Infirmifilum sp. NZ:
- a CDS encoding glycosyltransferase, which produces MKGRVLLVHVFFDVLGGAEFLALNAAKALREDGYSVTILSSTPLERATVLERFNIDVTEFNVAVKQLPVAYKLGSVMRGRFSRLRRLTVYKRFFTEYLSKVSGDYDLVLETQSNIPSPTDISYIHYPAWADFLKEKDKSPHWRLYDWIVRLYANSLKNEITPGRVLTNSSWTAAQIFKVHHIVADVVYPPVDVEYFSRVSSNENREKLIVTTSRFVAGKMLHKVVDVAAKLRDYNFVIIGSTTEHSQKILESIERKIKEQGLNNVILETNLPRSRVLEYLGAARFYLHPEFPEHFGISIVEAMAAGAVPIVYRDGGAWHDVVSRVSDVLGYRSIEEVPGIVKRLESSADYVELRRKSMEVSRMFTYENFKRNLLDKVEYVLRVKRLASSSKP; this is translated from the coding sequence ATGAAAGGTAGGGTTCTCCTTGTTCACGTCTTCTTCGATGTTTTAGGCGGCGCAGAGTTCCTTGCCCTGAACGCCGCGAAGGCTCTCAGAGAAGATGGTTATAGCGTAACTATACTTTCTTCTACACCTTTAGAGAGGGCTACAGTTCTGGAAAGATTTAACATTGATGTTACCGAGTTCAATGTAGCTGTTAAGCAGCTTCCTGTTGCCTATAAGTTAGGGAGCGTGATGCGCGGAAGGTTTTCCAGGCTCAGGAGACTGACTGTCTACAAGAGGTTTTTCACAGAATACCTCAGTAAAGTAAGTGGGGACTACGACCTTGTTCTTGAGACGCAGAGCAACATCCCTTCTCCAACTGATATAAGTTACATCCACTACCCTGCCTGGGCGGACTTCCTCAAAGAGAAGGACAAATCACCTCACTGGAGGCTTTACGACTGGATTGTGAGACTCTATGCCAACTCTCTCAAGAATGAAATCACTCCAGGTAGAGTGCTTACGAACTCATCTTGGACTGCCGCGCAAATATTCAAGGTCCATCACATCGTCGCCGACGTAGTCTACCCGCCCGTTGATGTGGAGTACTTCAGCAGAGTGTCCAGTAACGAGAATAGGGAGAAACTTATAGTCACTACCAGCAGGTTCGTTGCCGGCAAAATGCTTCACAAAGTAGTTGATGTCGCGGCGAAACTTAGGGACTACAACTTCGTCATTATAGGTTCCACCACCGAGCACTCGCAGAAAATACTTGAAAGCATAGAGCGAAAAATCAAGGAGCAAGGCTTGAACAACGTTATTCTAGAGACTAACTTACCAAGGTCCAGGGTGCTCGAGTACCTCGGGGCCGCCCGCTTTTACCTCCACCCAGAGTTTCCCGAGCACTTCGGGATTTCGATCGTCGAGGCAATGGCTGCGGGTGCTGTACCTATCGTATACCGGGATGGCGGAGCGTGGCACGACGTAGTAAGCAGGGTTTCGGATGTACTCGGCTACAGAAGCATAGAGGAGGTTCCGGGAATAGTAAAGCGACTTGAATCTAGTGCTGACTACGTGGAGCTTAGAAGGAAGAGCATGGAAGTTTCAAGGATGTTTACGTACGAGAACTTTAAAAGAAATCTCCTCGATAAAGTCGAATACGTGCTGAGGGTGAAGAGACTCGCGTCCAGCAGTAAACCCTAG
- a CDS encoding ABC transporter ATP-binding protein: MSLREARIVLGLENVSKSLGNTRVLDGASLSVRAGEFVVVRGRSGVGKSTLARIAALILKPDSGRVVFNGVDVTGFDDGRLSRVRLSYIGYVDQYFSLIDSYTVYENVELPLRIMGLPPGERRVRVENSLRLLGIESLSDSLPSELSGGQRQRVAVARAVAKRPLLLVADEPTSNLDNYSEALVVSLFKRLSAEIGVAVLMTTTDLVTSFPSDRDLTLLDGRIVDREAVKKY; this comes from the coding sequence TTGTCGTTGCGGGAGGCTAGGATCGTGCTTGGCTTAGAGAACGTTTCGAAGTCTCTTGGCAATACCAGAGTGCTCGACGGGGCCAGCCTGAGCGTCAGGGCAGGGGAGTTTGTCGTCGTCAGGGGGCGGAGCGGGGTGGGAAAATCCACTCTTGCACGGATAGCGGCCCTCATCCTTAAGCCGGACTCGGGGCGCGTGGTGTTTAACGGTGTCGATGTTACAGGTTTTGATGATGGGAGGCTTTCTAGAGTCAGGCTGAGCTATATCGGCTACGTTGACCAGTACTTCTCGCTCATAGACTCCTATACGGTCTACGAGAACGTGGAGCTTCCTTTGAGGATCATGGGCTTACCTCCGGGTGAGAGGCGCGTACGCGTAGAAAACTCTTTAAGGCTCCTGGGGATCGAGAGCCTGTCGGACTCCCTGCCTAGCGAGCTCAGCGGGGGGCAGAGGCAGAGGGTTGCCGTGGCGAGAGCCGTCGCTAAGAGGCCTTTGCTACTCGTCGCGGATGAGCCCACATCCAACCTCGATAACTACTCAGAGGCACTGGTGGTTTCGCTGTTTAAAAGGCTCTCAGCCGAAATCGGGGTGGCCGTGCTCATGACTACAACCGACCTTGTTACGAGCTTCCCGTCGGACAGAGACCTTACGCTTCTAGATGGCAGGATTGTTGATAGGGAGGCAGTAAAGAAATATTAG
- a CDS encoding oligosaccharide flippase family protein yields MELEDFLRGTAWLTAGQLTATFIAGLASIAIARILGPSGYGLYSLSISAAGLLALLSWLGVDQAAVRKASRDRQSSKQVLDTALTFALLNALAVAAVGLASSQLLAQAVGRPELAATVALASLSVALAIPLAAANLLTAVGRADVPAKAGVALQLLRAALVPSLALAAGYYGAVTGHSAAYLLAALIALALYRRATGPWRPTLTGLRELISFGAPLWLPGVLSTLVAFARTAATGQLLGNAEIGALAAAMNFSALAGVLVTPLSSMALPYISSSNGGERRALRHVVRTSALISAPIAVYTLLYAEPLVQAIYGEAYSAAALPLRILALQYLLPLFGSTALTQYLVARGDNKTVLKASIASSLTQLAAIYPLTLSARAPGVAASIILSQAAGLTYTYLKARENAFEPTPLLPALIAALPSLPLLLAGTHPLLKAAAGMAVYTASYILAALATGTLTRAEVSTLITALRPATLKAQPPQHQGHSPVS; encoded by the coding sequence GTGGAGCTCGAGGACTTCCTCAGGGGTACAGCGTGGCTCACAGCCGGCCAGCTAACCGCCACCTTCATAGCCGGGCTCGCGTCGATAGCCATCGCGAGGATCCTCGGCCCCAGCGGCTACGGCCTCTACAGCCTCTCCATCTCCGCCGCAGGCCTCCTAGCCCTCCTCTCGTGGCTCGGCGTAGACCAGGCCGCAGTCAGGAAGGCCTCCCGAGACAGGCAGAGCTCGAAGCAGGTGCTCGACACAGCCCTGACGTTCGCCCTCCTAAACGCACTGGCAGTAGCCGCCGTCGGCCTCGCATCCTCTCAGCTCCTCGCTCAGGCCGTCGGGAGGCCCGAGCTCGCAGCGACGGTAGCCCTAGCCTCCCTCTCCGTAGCCCTGGCAATCCCGCTCGCCGCGGCCAACCTCCTCACGGCTGTGGGCAGGGCAGACGTCCCGGCGAAGGCGGGCGTCGCGCTCCAGCTCCTCAGGGCGGCCCTCGTCCCAAGCCTGGCGCTCGCCGCGGGCTACTACGGCGCAGTCACCGGGCACAGCGCAGCCTACCTCCTCGCCGCGCTCATCGCCCTAGCCCTCTACCGGAGGGCCACGGGCCCCTGGAGGCCCACCCTCACCGGCCTCAGAGAGCTCATCTCCTTCGGCGCGCCCCTCTGGCTCCCAGGGGTCCTCAGCACCCTGGTTGCCTTCGCCAGAACCGCCGCGACCGGCCAGCTCCTTGGGAACGCGGAGATCGGCGCCCTAGCCGCGGCGATGAACTTCTCGGCGCTCGCGGGCGTCCTCGTCACCCCCCTCTCCTCCATGGCCCTCCCCTACATCTCCTCCTCCAACGGCGGCGAGAGGCGAGCCCTCAGGCACGTCGTCAGGACCTCAGCCCTCATCTCCGCACCGATAGCCGTCTACACCCTCCTATACGCGGAGCCCCTCGTCCAGGCGATCTACGGCGAAGCCTACAGCGCCGCTGCCCTCCCCCTCAGGATCCTCGCCCTCCAGTACCTCCTACCCCTCTTCGGCTCCACGGCCCTCACCCAGTACCTCGTCGCGCGGGGGGACAACAAGACAGTCCTCAAGGCCTCCATCGCCTCAAGCCTAACCCAGCTAGCCGCCATATACCCCCTCACCCTCTCCGCCCGGGCCCCGGGAGTCGCCGCCTCGATCATCCTCTCGCAGGCCGCGGGCCTCACGTACACCTATCTCAAAGCCCGGGAAAACGCCTTCGAGCCCACCCCCCTCCTACCAGCCCTCATAGCGGCCCTGCCCTCACTCCCCCTACTCCTAGCCGGAACCCACCCCCTCCTCAAGGCAGCCGCCGGGATGGCCGTCTACACAGCCAGCTACATCCTAGCCGCCCTCGCAACAGGCACACTCACCAGGGCCGAGGTCTCAACGCTCATCACCGCACTCCGCCCAGCAACCCTCAAGGCCCAACCCCCTCAACACCAGGGGCACAGCCCAGTGAGCTAA
- a CDS encoding glycosyltransferase family 4 protein yields the protein MKVLVISPTSNGIGGVAQHVSKLAEKLRERGFLVEVLSCGRLRCVRRKGLSNPSFTLLSAAASLARRGGYDVVHAHNIPSAPAMRLAGGWKVLTLHGVFSDQISFLYGRPLGELARGVERAALRWADALTAVSRDVARAYGRMGYHVHYVPNAIDLKDLPSDATRLYDRQVIYAGRLSREKGVLDLTFTFFRHNVDAHLVLVGDGPLRPALERLAARSGNIHVLGYKPRSEALKLVKGSDAFVLPSYHEGLSTALLEAMALGVPCVATAVGGNVELLGGGAGVLVKPGDIQGLAEAVRLVLSDGGLARELARKAYERVLARYTWDIAIQRYLKVYTAGL from the coding sequence ATGAAAGTACTTGTTATCTCCCCGACCTCCAACGGCATCGGTGGTGTGGCACAGCACGTCTCCAAGCTCGCCGAGAAGCTTCGGGAAAGGGGCTTCCTCGTCGAAGTGCTGTCATGCGGCAGGCTGCGATGCGTGAGGAGAAAGGGCCTCTCGAATCCCAGCTTCACGCTGCTCTCCGCCGCGGCCTCCCTGGCCAGGCGGGGCGGCTACGACGTCGTCCACGCGCACAACATCCCATCCGCGCCCGCCATGCGGCTGGCCGGTGGCTGGAAGGTTCTCACCCTCCACGGGGTGTTCTCAGACCAGATCTCCTTCCTCTACGGCCGGCCCCTGGGCGAGCTCGCGCGCGGCGTCGAGCGGGCCGCGTTGAGGTGGGCTGACGCGCTTACAGCGGTTTCGAGGGACGTCGCGAGGGCCTACGGGAGGATGGGCTACCACGTCCACTACGTGCCGAACGCCATAGACCTGAAAGACCTCCCCTCCGATGCGACGCGCCTCTACGACAGGCAGGTGATCTACGCTGGCAGGCTCTCCAGGGAGAAGGGTGTCCTCGACCTGACCTTCACCTTCTTCCGGCACAACGTCGACGCGCACCTGGTCCTCGTCGGCGACGGCCCCCTACGTCCCGCTCTGGAGCGGCTAGCCGCGAGGAGCGGCAACATACACGTGCTGGGCTACAAGCCACGGAGCGAGGCCCTGAAGCTAGTCAAGGGAAGCGACGCCTTCGTGCTCCCATCGTATCACGAGGGGCTCAGCACAGCCCTACTGGAGGCGATGGCCCTGGGCGTTCCCTGCGTTGCTACAGCGGTTGGCGGGAACGTGGAGCTGCTCGGCGGCGGCGCAGGCGTCCTCGTGAAGCCGGGCGACATTCAGGGGCTCGCGGAGGCGGTCAGGCTCGTCCTCAGCGACGGGGGGCTCGCCCGAGAGCTCGCCAGGAAGGCCTACGAGAGGGTGCTCGCGAGGTACACGTGGGACATCGCTATCCAGCGGTACCTCAAGGTGTACACGGCCGGACTGTAG
- a CDS encoding DUF1616 domain-containing protein, with the protein MILDEEVFAVILAVVTVASVFAAAQLLRPEVQEPFTALGLLDAQCRIGDYPRRVIPGQPIDLCVFVYNHEGRPIYYKVVFRVGTNGTIPSNSTPSPEPPIAEWRGALAHGENATFRVSVAVPQGFNGSRAALIFELWVYNATEGGWVYTGRWTHLYVDVVRPGV; encoded by the coding sequence GTGATACTGGACGAGGAGGTCTTCGCCGTGATACTGGCCGTCGTTACGGTGGCCTCGGTTTTCGCAGCGGCCCAGCTTCTGCGCCCGGAAGTTCAGGAGCCCTTCACGGCGCTGGGGCTGCTCGACGCCCAGTGCAGGATAGGGGACTATCCCAGGAGGGTTATCCCGGGGCAGCCTATAGATCTCTGCGTCTTCGTGTACAACCACGAGGGCAGGCCGATCTACTACAAGGTCGTCTTCAGGGTGGGGACCAACGGGACCATCCCCTCTAACTCGACGCCCTCCCCCGAGCCGCCCATCGCCGAGTGGAGGGGCGCGCTTGCCCACGGCGAGAACGCCACCTTCAGGGTGTCCGTGGCCGTGCCTCAGGGCTTCAACGGGAGCAGGGCGGCCCTGATCTTCGAGCTTTGGGTGTACAACGCGACCGAGGGCGGTTGGGTGTACACGGGCAGGTGGACTCACCTCTACGTGGATGTCGTCAGGCCGGGTGTTTAG
- a CDS encoding AAA family ATPase, with translation MEGGNSVGETALVAEAKAFLSRAAEILNKLDAYIVGYDDLKRLLLVATLTGGHIFLEGPPGTGKTSMARVFASLIGGSFKRVQMTPDLLPSDIIGTYYFDLRRGEWVLRKGPVFTNVLLVDELNRAPPRTQSALLEAMQEREVSIEGTRYALPKPFLVLATQMPIGTEGTYPLTPVLIDRFAYGYHTSYPDEGIEAMVVEISDAVESVLEEAPGEAPSKLRPSVGQEELLRAMDLVKRVYVSQKILRYIVSLVGFVRRSSEVLVGPSPRASIWLYRGARAWALLEGRGYVIPDDVKSIARYVLAHRVVLKPEFQSEGVSPFDVVEKALKSVEVPKV, from the coding sequence GTGGAGGGTGGTAATAGCGTTGGGGAAACTGCTCTAGTAGCTGAGGCGAAAGCTTTCCTGAGTCGGGCAGCCGAGATCCTGAACAAGCTTGACGCCTATATCGTGGGCTACGACGACCTTAAGAGGCTACTCCTGGTAGCCACGCTCACGGGGGGGCATATCTTCCTCGAGGGGCCCCCTGGGACCGGTAAGACTAGCATGGCTAGGGTCTTTGCGAGCCTTATTGGAGGCTCCTTCAAGCGCGTCCAGATGACGCCCGACCTTCTTCCGAGCGACATTATAGGCACGTACTACTTCGACTTGAGGAGAGGGGAGTGGGTTTTAAGGAAGGGGCCTGTCTTCACGAACGTCCTGCTTGTTGATGAGCTGAACCGCGCTCCTCCGAGGACGCAGAGTGCTCTGCTGGAGGCGATGCAGGAGAGGGAGGTCAGCATTGAGGGCACCAGGTACGCTCTTCCAAAGCCCTTCCTCGTGCTCGCGACGCAGATGCCCATCGGCACAGAGGGTACCTACCCCTTGACACCCGTGCTTATAGACCGGTTCGCTTACGGGTACCATACCTCCTACCCCGACGAGGGGATCGAGGCTATGGTTGTTGAGATCTCGGACGCTGTTGAGTCTGTGCTCGAGGAGGCTCCAGGCGAGGCCCCGTCGAAGCTCAGGCCCTCTGTCGGGCAGGAGGAGCTCCTCAGGGCCATGGACCTGGTGAAGAGGGTTTATGTCTCGCAGAAGATCTTGAGGTACATTGTGAGCCTTGTCGGGTTTGTGAGGCGTTCCAGCGAGGTCCTCGTGGGTCCTTCGCCTAGGGCTAGTATTTGGCTTTACCGGGGGGCAAGGGCCTGGGCTCTCCTGGAGGGAAGGGGGTACGTTATCCCGGACGACGTTAAGAGCATTGCTAGGTACGTTCTGGCTCATAGGGTTGTTTTGAAGCCGGAGTTCCAGTCTGAGGGCGTTTCGCCCTTCGATGTTGTGGAGAAGGCTTTGAAGAGCGTGGAGGTCCCCAAGGTATGA
- a CDS encoding glycosyltransferase family 2 protein, which yields MPSSGDVTAVVPTLDEEEGIGLVIDELRANGVGRIVVVDGGSRDRTREIASSKGARVVIQEGRGKALAVKTGLRFVETPWVLVIDGDHTYDASYLGAMLSAAEGYDEVIGARLIGRENIPLLNRFGNWVITKTFNILFGTRLSDVCSGMYLVRADVLREVWFEGRGFSVEVEVAAHVASTSRRITEVPVRYRERKGRPKLGRRHGLQIMLDAVRLAWRYNPTVVVFALGSVPLLPGVPILLWVFYEYVFRRVEHFVWAIISLQLVSVGFVSMLLAIVSLYLKRMEYRLTERIEKAVQQRSS from the coding sequence ATGCCGTCCAGCGGTGACGTCACGGCGGTTGTGCCGACGCTCGATGAGGAGGAGGGCATCGGGCTTGTCATAGACGAGCTCAGGGCCAACGGCGTCGGTAGGATAGTCGTCGTGGACGGAGGCTCGAGGGACAGGACGCGTGAGATAGCGTCCTCGAAGGGGGCTAGGGTTGTGATACAGGAGGGCAGGGGGAAGGCCCTCGCGGTCAAGACGGGTTTGAGGTTCGTCGAGACCCCCTGGGTGCTAGTGATAGACGGGGACCACACCTACGACGCGTCCTACCTCGGTGCGATGCTCAGCGCCGCGGAGGGCTACGACGAGGTTATAGGGGCGAGGCTGATAGGCAGGGAAAACATACCCCTACTCAACCGCTTCGGGAACTGGGTTATCACGAAGACCTTCAACATCCTGTTCGGCACGAGACTGTCAGACGTATGCTCGGGCATGTACCTCGTGCGGGCGGACGTGCTCAGAGAGGTCTGGTTCGAGGGGAGGGGCTTCAGCGTCGAGGTCGAGGTCGCCGCTCACGTCGCCAGCACGTCCCGCAGGATCACCGAGGTCCCAGTCCGCTACCGGGAGCGCAAGGGGAGGCCTAAGCTGGGCAGGCGCCACGGGCTCCAGATCATGCTCGACGCGGTGAGGCTCGCCTGGCGCTACAACCCGACGGTCGTCGTCTTCGCCCTGGGCTCCGTGCCGCTGCTGCCGGGGGTTCCGATACTCCTCTGGGTGTTCTACGAGTACGTCTTCCGGAGGGTCGAGCACTTCGTCTGGGCGATCATCTCGCTCCAGCTCGTGAGCGTGGGCTTCGTCTCGATGCTGCTCGCGATAGTGTCCCTCTACCTCAAGCGGATGGAGTACAGGCTGACGGAAAGGATCGAGAAAGCGGTGCAGCAACGCTCCAGCTGA
- a CDS encoding HEPN domain-containing protein has translation MSDEYAQTLRKRALSALKWAQRACQEGDYDTCALPAEYAAQLYLKSLIYHVTGEVLEGGRSG, from the coding sequence GTGAGCGACGAGTACGCTCAGACCCTGCGCAAGAGGGCGCTGAGCGCGCTCAAGTGGGCGCAGAGAGCCTGCCAGGAGGGCGACTACGACACCTGCGCGCTGCCGGCGGAGTATGCGGCCCAGCTCTACCTGAAGAGCCTGATCTACCACGTCACCGGGGAGGTGCTTGAGGGTGGGAGGAGTGGATGA
- a CDS encoding DUF58 domain-containing protein, protein MRINLPDRGFAFTAMLLFLWASALILRDRLLALIGAGASLPLLLDFAWLVRSSRGLVLDVRGSPLQEVWVWERPGFEVVAGGSFEPVGLPKWLRVSGVEARGKVLLYRFEAVFRHSGVYSLEALVVKVSSRLGFFELLEEFPVGLSFRVKPATLFWLQQALALLGIGEGLRGRTPRGVSPQVIYSRFIPEEYVESREYWPGDNLKFIDWKATARRQKLFVKEFREGAGSQPMLTFDTRCLGPYTCDAVASAVLSLAVGLTAQGVGASGVYDVESGRLLAFSSPHGVLAYVVNRVLESKVADELDLYEFIEPPTFYELRRVLKEIAGLSLRFEGSSLAKVLSHGNIVYATTLLHNTSEVLDLASSVSMQGGTLSLVVPAEPWLDARSEAEAGVVKASFRRILGKLSSTGARVLLCGEGAPGMLVVETSA, encoded by the coding sequence ATGAGGATCAACCTCCCGGATCGCGGCTTCGCGTTCACGGCTATGCTGCTCTTCCTTTGGGCTTCAGCCCTTATCCTTCGAGACCGGCTGTTAGCCTTGATTGGCGCTGGGGCATCGCTCCCCCTCCTACTCGACTTTGCGTGGCTCGTGCGCTCCTCTCGAGGGCTGGTGCTAGATGTAAGGGGCTCGCCTCTTCAGGAAGTTTGGGTTTGGGAGAGGCCTGGCTTCGAGGTTGTGGCTGGGGGTTCGTTTGAGCCCGTCGGGCTACCTAAGTGGTTGAGGGTTAGCGGGGTGGAGGCTAGGGGGAAGGTGCTGCTGTACCGCTTCGAGGCTGTTTTCAGGCACAGCGGCGTGTACAGCCTTGAGGCCCTCGTTGTTAAGGTTTCCAGCAGGCTCGGCTTTTTTGAGCTCCTGGAGGAGTTTCCAGTGGGCCTTTCCTTCCGCGTCAAGCCCGCAACGCTCTTCTGGCTACAGCAGGCTCTCGCCTTGCTCGGGATTGGGGAGGGGTTACGAGGCCGCACGCCGAGGGGCGTCTCACCTCAAGTCATCTACTCGAGGTTTATTCCGGAGGAGTACGTCGAGAGCAGGGAGTACTGGCCCGGCGATAACTTGAAGTTTATTGACTGGAAGGCTACAGCTAGGAGGCAGAAGCTGTTCGTCAAGGAGTTTCGAGAGGGGGCTGGCTCCCAACCTATGTTGACCTTCGACACGCGGTGCCTCGGGCCGTACACCTGCGACGCTGTGGCTTCGGCTGTGCTCTCGCTGGCTGTGGGGCTTACAGCGCAGGGTGTGGGTGCCTCGGGTGTTTACGATGTCGAATCGGGACGGCTGCTGGCTTTCAGCTCCCCTCACGGGGTTCTCGCGTACGTTGTCAACAGAGTCTTGGAGTCTAAGGTCGCGGACGAGCTGGACTTGTATGAGTTTATTGAGCCCCCGACGTTTTACGAGCTGCGCAGGGTTTTGAAGGAAATAGCTGGTTTAAGCCTACGGTTTGAAGGCAGTAGTCTGGCGAAGGTGCTGTCGCACGGGAACATCGTGTATGCTACTACCCTCCTCCACAATACTAGCGAGGTTTTAGATCTCGCCTCCAGCGTCTCCATGCAGGGCGGGACTTTGAGCCTCGTTGTGCCGGCTGAGCCGTGGCTGGATGCCCGTAGCGAGGCGGAGGCTGGGGTAGTAAAAGCCAGCTTTCGAAGAATCCTTGGAAAACTTTCCTCGACAGGTGCCCGTGTGCTTCTCTGCGGGGAGGGGGCTCCGGGCATGCTGGTTGTTGAAACTTCCGCATGA
- a CDS encoding DUF4350 domain-containing protein produces MRGYILLGLGLALVVLVLMVALVPSTDDFSPDNPLWNGLTAFCQAFNVSVVGVADIGGLPRDSALVIVGPSLNLSGAGAAGLRGFVEEGGLLVVADDFGSGNSILEALGVSTRVGGALLEDGVFMYRSPLLPRAVSRVNGSGFDLYLNYASYVEPDGRGVCLAYSSPFSYLDLNSNGVRDEGEPYGPFCVAYEEPLGRGRVVVLSDASIFINSMLSMGGNYEMIGSVLGQRGVYVLGGLWSGSTYTYARSLIVGAVGLVYGSTLRYVSVPLTGLLVYVVSLLVYRRVKRVIPS; encoded by the coding sequence TTGAGGGGGTATATTCTTCTCGGCTTAGGCTTGGCGCTTGTCGTGCTTGTCTTGATGGTTGCCCTTGTCCCGTCTACAGACGACTTTTCACCTGACAACCCTCTCTGGAACGGCCTGACGGCTTTCTGCCAGGCGTTTAACGTCAGCGTTGTCGGCGTCGCGGATATAGGAGGGTTGCCTCGCGACTCAGCCTTAGTTATTGTAGGACCCTCGCTCAACCTGTCAGGCGCCGGTGCCGCGGGTCTGAGGGGCTTCGTCGAGGAGGGCGGGTTGCTCGTCGTCGCGGATGACTTCGGCTCGGGGAACTCTATCCTGGAGGCCCTCGGGGTCTCTACGCGCGTAGGTGGTGCGCTTCTGGAGGACGGTGTCTTCATGTACAGGTCTCCTTTACTCCCCAGAGCGGTTTCACGGGTTAATGGCAGTGGCTTTGATCTTTACTTGAACTACGCCAGCTACGTGGAGCCTGACGGGAGGGGGGTTTGCCTGGCCTACTCGTCGCCTTTCAGCTACCTCGACTTGAACTCGAACGGTGTCCGCGACGAGGGGGAGCCCTACGGGCCTTTCTGCGTGGCCTACGAGGAGCCTCTGGGCCGTGGCCGGGTAGTCGTCCTCTCAGACGCGTCAATTTTTATAAACTCGATGCTTAGTATGGGAGGGAACTATGAGATGATAGGGAGCGTGCTGGGCCAGAGGGGGGTCTACGTCCTGGGCGGGCTTTGGAGCGGGTCTACCTACACTTACGCGAGGTCGCTGATTGTTGGTGCTGTAGGCTTGGTGTACGGTTCGACGTTGAGGTACGTGAGCGTTCCCCTGACTGGCCTGCTCGTTTACGTCGTGTCTCTCCTTGTTTATAGGAGGGTGAAAAGAGTTATCCCTAGCTGA
- a CDS encoding DUF1616 domain-containing protein has translation MATLEEYAASRSRGKLSYRVLREVYEEVSRGAVELVDPSPPLSLAGYLARLDYSLWFWSTLTLSSATLLLVYLSWAQPALTVLRYVFGSLFVLYLPGYVLVEALYPSERELSPLERLALSIGLSLAVVPLLGLLLNYTPWGIRLTPVALTLYAFTASVGVLAAYRKLAVVRLETELVKRKNKSRQR, from the coding sequence GTGGCTACGCTAGAGGAGTACGCGGCTTCCAGGTCTCGCGGGAAGCTGAGCTACAGGGTGCTCAGGGAGGTCTACGAGGAGGTCTCCAGGGGGGCCGTGGAGCTCGTGGACCCCTCCCCGCCGTTAAGCCTGGCGGGGTACCTGGCTAGGCTTGACTACAGCCTGTGGTTCTGGTCAACCTTGACGCTCTCCTCCGCGACACTGCTTCTAGTGTACCTCAGCTGGGCCCAGCCCGCGCTCACCGTCCTCAGGTACGTTTTCGGCTCGCTCTTCGTCCTCTACCTGCCTGGCTACGTGCTCGTCGAGGCCCTCTACCCTTCGGAGCGCGAGCTCAGCCCGTTGGAGCGCCTCGCCCTGTCCATCGGTCTCTCGCTGGCCGTGGTGCCCCTGCTGGGGCTGCTGCTGAACTATACCCCGTGGGGGATAAGGCTGACGCCTGTAGCCCTCACCCTCTACGCGTTCACAGCTTCGGTCGGCGTGCTCGCCGCCTACAGGAAGTTGGCTGTTGTTCGGCTCGAGACCGAGCTGGTCAAGCGTAAAAATAAATCGAGACAGAGGTAG
- a CDS encoding glycosyltransferase family 4 protein — protein sequence MDAVLSWHETWDSLWLANRIASEEGNPSIAILQLPAFYALKHRVRALKVATRVYYDCLYGGIREEIRKTLAQAFQSFSDELYERRVKSVLNNYTLVLGISKAVCLEMGLEKSNRVFYMDPGVTLDKEDLMRIRGIREGFTEKKDYLIFGGRPSVTKGVVEALLAFRKIARSFNNYRLIITGNIPSREAARLRKFAGRLGIGDKVLFAGFVSREERLRLVREAKLMLYPSHQDAFPYAVAESLLLGTPIVGYDIPALSTYYGKLEGVRLVRELDVDAMADEATDLLSASRVSVEAPRLRPWNEIIQEEVNLIMHAIDN from the coding sequence GTGGATGCTGTTCTGTCGTGGCATGAAACTTGGGACTCGCTGTGGCTTGCTAATCGAATCGCCTCAGAGGAAGGGAACCCTTCAATCGCCATCCTGCAATTGCCAGCATTCTACGCGCTAAAGCATAGAGTGAGGGCGCTAAAAGTGGCAACCCGAGTTTACTATGATTGCCTGTACGGGGGAATACGCGAGGAAATAAGGAAAACTTTAGCTCAAGCATTCCAGTCTTTCAGCGACGAATTATACGAACGCAGAGTTAAAAGTGTCTTAAATAACTATACGTTAGTTCTCGGTATCAGTAAAGCCGTGTGCCTCGAGATGGGTTTGGAGAAGTCTAATAGAGTTTTCTACATGGATCCCGGCGTCACACTTGATAAGGAAGACCTCATGCGAATTAGGGGCATTCGGGAGGGGTTTACTGAAAAGAAAGACTACCTAATTTTTGGCGGTAGACCCAGCGTCACTAAGGGCGTCGTGGAAGCCCTCCTAGCTTTCAGGAAAATAGCTCGAAGTTTCAACAATTACAGGCTTATCATTACCGGCAACATCCCAAGCCGCGAGGCAGCAAGACTCCGCAAATTCGCCGGAAGGCTCGGCATAGGTGATAAGGTTCTTTTCGCAGGCTTCGTTTCCAGAGAAGAAAGGCTCAGGCTCGTGCGGGAGGCAAAGCTCATGCTATACCCGAGCCACCAGGATGCTTTCCCGTACGCTGTGGCTGAAAGCCTCTTACTTGGCACACCAATCGTAGGGTACGATATCCCAGCCCTGAGCACCTACTACGGGAAATTGGAGGGTGTCAGGCTTGTCCGGGAGCTCGACGTCGATGCCATGGCTGACGAGGCTACAGATTTGCTGTCAGCTAGCAGGGTTAGCGTCGAAGCCCCTAGGCTTAGACCTTGGAATGAGATCATTCAGGAGGAGGTCAACCTTATAATGCACGCTATAGACAACTAG